A DNA window from Mesotoga sp. BH458_6_3_2_1 contains the following coding sequences:
- a CDS encoding metal-dependent hydrolase, whose protein sequence is MPDFRTHVYWGIATYPVFIFLSLTAIELLHVCPLQDSRLIGYGYLLFVLGSDVPDIDSKSALIKRIFEVLIAGLFACVFYSSVISPEIQPFVLSWLNSMSLAVAISFSLAIALGVVVSKAINLLSHRGFFHSVWGGLLYGLIIVTTVLLRSELLGGEMNYTEVLFLGVAGSVGYYLHLILDRVHGFAKGWRVPAAQNEKDGV, encoded by the coding sequence ATGCCGGACTTTAGAACGCACGTTTACTGGGGAATAGCGACTTATCCTGTCTTCATCTTTCTCTCATTGACTGCAATCGAACTCTTGCATGTCTGCCCTCTTCAAGACAGCAGGCTGATAGGCTACGGATATCTCTTGTTCGTCTTGGGAAGCGACGTACCTGATATTGACTCAAAAAGCGCCTTGATAAAGAGAATCTTTGAAGTGCTTATCGCGGGTCTCTTTGCCTGCGTCTTTTACTCCTCGGTGATTTCGCCAGAGATTCAGCCTTTTGTTCTATCCTGGCTTAATTCTATGTCTCTTGCAGTTGCAATTTCCTTTTCCCTTGCCATTGCATTGGGCGTGGTCGTCTCAAAAGCGATAAATCTTCTGAGTCACAGGGGCTTCTTCCACTCAGTGTGGGGAGGACTCCTCTACGGCCTGATCATCGTAACAACGGTGCTTCTAAGATCAGAACTGCTTGGGGGCGAGATGAACTACACAGAAGTGCTGTTTCTCGGTGTTGCGGGCTCTGTCGGCTATTATCTTCATCTAATTCTTGATAGAGTCCACGGCTTTGCAAAAGGGTGGAGAGTGCCAGCCGCTCAAAATGAAAAGGACGGTGTATGA